TCCAGCGCAGAACTGTCGAGATGTTTGGGTTTCAGACGCGCATCCAGCTCCTGTTCATCGCTAATAATGCGTTTACAAAATTGCGCCATCGGCCCGGCAAACGGCACCATCGCCAGACAGCGGATCAGGTTGTAGAAAACGTGGAAGTAAATCACCAGTTCCGCTTCCGGCAGCGGCAGTTTTTGCATCGAACTGGCGAGCACATGGACAAACGGCAGAATGATCAGGCTGCCTACCAGCTTAAACAGCAGGCTGCCGAGCGCCACCCGGCGGGCTGCGGCATTAGCCGCACTGTTGTTCAGCATCGCCAGCAGACCAGAACCCAGGTTGGCACCAATCACCAGGCACAACGCCACCGGAAACGAAATAATACTGGCGGCAGCCAGCGTTGCCGTCAGCAGTACGGCGGCCAGGCTTGAATAACTGATAATCGCAAAGACCGCGCCAATCAGTGCATCCAACAGGATATCACCCGTCAGCGAGGCAAAAATCACCTGAACCCCACTTGCCTGGGTGATTGGCGTCACCGCCTGCACGATGAGTTCCAGCGCCAGCAGGATCAGCCCGAGGCCAATACTGACGCGGCCCAGTTGTCCTTCACGGGTTTGTTTGCGGCCGAGGAAGAAAATCACGCCGATAAAAATCAGCAGCGGCGACAGCCATGAAAGATCGAAGGTCAGCACACGCGCCATCAGCGCGGTCCCGACATCGGCACCAAGTACAATCACCAGCGCCGGGGTCAGCGCCACTAAATCCTGCGCCACGAAGGATGTCACCAGCATGGTCGTCGCGTTGCTGCTCTGTACCAGCGCGGTCACGCCGATACCCGCGCAGAAGGCGAGCGGTTTTTTCTCCACGCTGCGGCTGAGCACCGTCCGTAAACGGGCGCCAAAGACGCGCATCACACCGGTACGGACAATATGGGTACCCCATACCAGCAAGGCAACAGCAGATAACAGATGAAGCAAAGTCAGCACTGAGTGGGATCCTCCTTATTGTTATGCGTTGCTGGCTATCTGCGGAGAGATAACCACAACATTATGGTTTAAGTATAAGGTGTTAAAACCAGGAATAGCGCAGAACGCCGCTTAAGCATCCTGCGAGTTGTAAGGAAAAATGACGGTTTTGTGACAATGATGGGGTTTAGCGCTTAGCGGCTGGCGGCATCCATGGCCTGCGACTCATCATTTCGTTTAATCCACATAATAGAGCCAATTTTAACCACCTCCGACAGGACAAACAGCAGGATGGCGATCCACGGAGAACGCACATCAGAAAAATGCATAATCAGCGGGATTAGCGCAATGGAGCATTTCAACGAAAATACCCGGCCAATTTCCTGAACGATTAAAAAGATATTATTGATATCCTTTTTGACTATCATCCACCAGCCAGAAAATGCTAATGAAACGATCAGTACAATATTAATAAAGAACAGCAACTGGATCAGCCCACCGGTTAAACCACCTACGCCTAATTGCGCGTAGTTGGTATAAAACCCATGGATGTCGGAATAAAAAGGAATACTCCCACCCTGTAGTGAGAAAAATAAATATCCGGCCAATGCCAGTACATCCATAATCCCCCAGAACAGGTATATCTTATTTTTTAAACTCATAATCTTCATCCCTTACCCCAGGAATCCATTGCCATGATTTACCCGATTGCGTCCAGGCATCATCACCTTCGAGATATTTTTGACTTATCGATCGCTTATCGCCATAGCGCCTGATTACCGAACGATTATACAGGATTTCCCGGGTATCTGACGTCACGCTGTCTGGAATGGGCGTCCACAGCTGAATTTTATCCCGCGAGGTATTCATATAATCTTTGCCATCCGAGCCAAATACACGCCCCTGGTCGCCCATACTGGTTGCGCGGTTGAGTAGCATCACCGCCGCATTTTTAACGCCGTGGAAGTCCGTCTCGCTGGTCTTCCAGTAGCCGGGGCCGTACTCCGCCGTTACCGGCACAAAGCTGCTGCGGGTTGGCGCAGGCGTGCCGTGAATCGCCACGCTGTCTTTAAAACCGTTCAGTATGGTTCTGATATAGACGGCATTAAACGACATCTCCTGTACGCAAAACAGCGCGCCGTTTTCCGCAATAAAAAATGGATAGTAGAAGCGGTTGCGGGCGCTAACATTTGGCCGCATCACCACTACCACGCCCCGGTCCACCAGACTATCAATATATTTCTCTTTTTGATGACCTAATGGATCGTGCGGTAAACCATATTTAAAGCCGTGGTGTTTTTTAATGCTATAGCCATCGATACTTCCAAGGACATTATTAGGACTACTTTCGATAAAATATTCCTTTCTGATAATATTTTTCGCGATGTCCGGCGCAAGGATATTTTCATAATCCTTCGGCAATAGATTTCTTTTTCTTATATCATAAATATCCATTTTATAATACCTAAGTTAAATTTATGACAAACGAATGAACTGCAAAAAAAGGAAGCAATCTTGCCTGTGAGCCAACGCCCATCATACGCATGAAGAGGAACAACGGTCTAAGAAAATATCCACTTTTAAGAATGTTCTTAGTTTCAATTTGTATTATGTTTGCTTAGTGAAGATTTTATGAAAAGTGATGAAAAAAAATGGGGCATTAAATAATGCCCCGTTGCTCTGCAATGTATTGCGGTTAGTCGGCGTCGTAACCTAAATTCGAGGACAGCCAGCGCTCAACCTCTGACACGGACATGCCTTTACGCCGCGCATAATCTTCCACCTGATCGCGCTGAATTTGCGCGACGGCGAAATACTTGCTGTCCGGATGGCTGAAATACCAGCCGGAAACCGAGGCACCCGGCCACATGGCGTAAGATTCTGTCAGCTTCATACCGGTATGTTTTTCCACATCCAGTAACTGCCAGATAGTGCCTTTTTCGGTGTGCTCCGGGCACGCAGGGTAGCCCGGCGCGGGGCGAATTCCCTGGTAGTTTTCGCGGATCAGCTCTTCGTTGCTGAGATTTTCGTTTGGCGCATAGCCCCAGTACACTTTACGTACCCGCTCATGCAGGTATTCGGCAAACGCCTCTGCAAGACGGTCAGCCACCGCTTTCACCATGATTTTGTTGTAATCATCGTGTGCGGCATCGTAAGCCTCCGCCAGTGCATCTTCTTCCAGCCCGCCGGTCACGGCAAAAGCGCCAATGTAGTCCGCTTTTCCGCTCTGTTTCGGCGCGACAAAATCGGCCAGGCAGTAGTTGGCGAAACCGGTTTTTTCGGTCTGCTGACGCAGATGGCAACCGACCGTCAGCACCTGCGTGCGGGTTTCGTCACGGTAGATTTCGATGTCATCGCCGACGCGGTTTGCCGGAAACAGCCCGACCACACCGCGCGGATTAAGCTGTTTTTCCGCGCCCAGCATATCGAGCATCTCGTTCGCATCCTTAAACAGACGCTTCGCCTCTTCACCCACCACTTCATCTTCCAGAATGCGCGGATACTTGCCCGCCAGCGACCAGGTCATAAAGAACGGAGTCCAGTCGATATAGTTGCGCAGCGTCTCGATGCTGGCCGTGACTTCCTGTACGCCGAGGCGATGCGCCACCGGCGGTGTGTAACTGGCCCAGTCGAAAGCCAGATCGTTTTCCCGTGCGGCCTGCAAGGTCACCGGCGGCGTGCGCGGTTTTTTGCGCGCGTGCTGGATGCGCACCGTTTCATACTCTTTGCGGGTGCGGGCGACAAACTCATCGTGTTGCGTATCCGACAGCAGCGACGACACGACGCCGACGGTGCGCGAGGCGTTCTGCACATAGACCGTTGGCCCGCTGTAGTTCTGCTCGATTTTCACCGCCGTGTGCGCTTTCGACGTGGTCGCGCCGCCGATCAGCAGCGGAATGGTGAACCCCTGGCGCTCCATCTCTTTAGCCACGTTGACCATCTCATCGAGCGACGGCGTAATCAGCCCGGAAAGGCCAATCAGGTCAGCATTCACTTCACGCGCAGTTTTGAGGATTTTGTCGGCCGGCACCATCACGCCGAGATCAATGATTTCGTAGTTATTGCACTGCAATACCACGCCTACGATGTTTTTGCCGATATCGTGCACATCGCCTTTCACGGTGGCGATCACCATCTTGCCGTTGCTTTTACCCTGCTCTTTGCTGGCTTCGATATACGGCTCCAGGTAAGCAACCGCTTGTTTCATTACGCGGGCAGATTTCACGACCTGCGGCAGGAACATCTTACCTTCGCCGAACAGATCGCCGACCACGTTCATACCGTCCATCAATGGCCCTTCGATCACCTCGATCGGGCGAGCGGCTTGCTGACGGGCCTCTTCGGTGTCCTGCTCAATAAATTCGGTAATACCTTTCACCAGCGAATATTCGAGGCGCTTTTTCACATCCCAGCTACGCCATTCGGCCAGTTGCGCCTGCGCACCTTCATCCGCGCCTTTACTGCCGCGATATTTCTCAGCCAGATCCAGCATGCGCTCCGTGGCATCGTCACGACGGTTAAGAATCACATCCTCAACGCCATCGCGCAGCTCGGTAGGCAGATCGTCATAAATCGCCAACTGACCGGCGTTTACGATCCCCATGTCCATGCCGTTGCGAATAGCGTAATAAAGGAAGACGGCGTGAATTGCCTCACGTACCGGATCGTTACCGCGGAAGGAGAAGGAGACGTTCGACACGCCGCCGGAGATCAGCGCATGCGGCAGCTCGCGTTTGATATCTTCACAGGCGCCGATAAAGTCCTGCGCATAGTTGTTGTGCTCTTCAATCCCGGTCGCCACTGCGAAGATATTCGGGTCGAAGATAATGTCTTCCGGCGGGAATCCTACCTCTTCGGTGAGAATTTTATAGGCGCGGCGGCAAATCTCGATTTTGCGCGCGCGAGTATCCGCCTGGCCCACTTCATCAAAGGCCATCACCACCACCGCCGCACCGTAACGGCGCACGCGTTTCGCATGATGGATAAACGGCTCAACCCCTTCTTTCATGGAGATGGAGTTAACAATGCCTTTGCCCTGGATGCATTTCAGCCCTTTTTCAATCACCTCCCACTTCGAGGAGTCGATCATGATCGGTACACGGGCGATGTCCGGTTCACCAGCAATCAGATTGAGGAAACGCACCATCGCCGCTTCGGCGTCGAGCATCCCCTCATCCATGTTGATATCGATGATCTGCGCGCCGCTTTCCACCTGCTGGCGCGCCACGTCCAGCGCTTCGCTGTACTTCTCTTCTTTGATCAGGCGCTTGAATTTAGCGGAGCCGGTAACGTTAGTCCGTTCGCCGACGTTCACAAACAGACTGTCATCGCCGATATTCAGCGGCTCAAGGCCGGAAAGACGGCAGGCTACCGGAATTTCCGGCAGTTTACGCGGCGGCAGCCCGGCAACAGCGTTGCTCATGGCAGCGATATGTTCCGGCGTGGTGCCGCAACAACCGCCGACGATATTCAGGAACCCGGCTTCCGCCCACTCGCGGATCTGCGTCGCCATGGTGGTGGCATCAAGGTCGTATTCGCCAAAGGCGTTCGGCAGACCGGCGTTCGGGTGCGCGGTGACGTAGCATTCGGCAATGCGCGACAGTTCCTGCACGTACTGGCGCAGCTCGTCTGGCCCCAGCGCGCAGTTAAGGCCGAAAGTGAGCGCATCGGCATGGCGCAGTGAGTTGTAAAATGCCTCAGTCGTCTGGCCGGAGAGCGTACGCCCGGACGCATCGGTAATGGTGCCGGAAATCATGATCGGCAGCTCAATACCCAGCGCATCAAACTCTTCTTTAACGGCAAAGATCGCCGCTTTGGCGTTGAGCGTATCAAACACCGTTTCGATCAGGATCAGGTCAGCTCCGCCTTCCACCAGCGCTTTGGTTGATTCGCGGTAGGCCTCCACCAGCTGATCGAAGGAGATATTACGAAACGCCGGATCGTTGACATCCGGGGAGATAGAAGCAGTGCGGTTAGTCGGGCCAAGCACACCGGCCACGTAACGCGGTTTTTCCGGCGTTTGCGCGGTCCATTTATCGGCGCAAGCGCGGGCCAGTTTCGCTGCGGCAAAGTTGATTTCCGCCGACAGGGATTCCATCTGGTAATCCGCCATGGCGATGGTCGTTGAGTTAAAGGTATTGGTTTCGATGATATCCGCGCCGGCCGCAAAATAGGCGTCATGGATGGCGGTTATCACGTCCGGCTTGCTGAGCACCAGCAAGTCGTTGTTTCCTTTCAGATCGCAGGGCCAGTCGGCAAAGCGCTCGCCGCGAAAATCCTGCTCACTCAGACGATAGCTCTGGATCATGGTACCCATACCACCGTCCAGAACCAGAATGCGTTCATTTAACTGCTGTTGCAGTTGTTCAACTTTGCTGCTCACACGTGCTCCCGACAAGGCTCAATGAGGCCAAAAGGCCAGCAAAACATACTGGCACAAAGTGGCAGAACGGAAAAGCGGCAGCGGATTAACATGAGAGATGTTCAGCTTCACTCATCCGATCAGTCTGCCACGGAGTTACGTTATACTGAGTCAAAACGAAAATGATTTCCACGATACAGAAAAAGGAGCCAGCCGATGGTCGCTTCCGTTCCCGCAAAACGTGGCAGAAAAGCCACCGCGCCAGCCGCTCCGGCCGGCGGACAAGTCCAGTCATTGACCCGTGGTCTGAAACTGCTGGAATGGATCGCTGAATCCCACGGCAGCGTCGCGCTGACGGAGCTGGCGCAACAGGCCGGTTTACCCAATTCCACTACTCATCGACTGCTTACTACCATGCAGCAACTGGGCTTTGTCCGTCAGGTTGGCGAGCTGGGCCACTGGGCGGTCGGCGCACATGCTTTTATTGTCGGCAGTAGCTTCCTGCAAAGCCGTAACCTGATGGCGATTGTGCATCCCATCCTGCGTAAGCTGATGGAAGAATCCGGTGAGACGGTCAATCTTGCCGTGCTGGATAAAAGCGATCATCAGGCCATTATTATCGATCAGGTGCAGTGTACCCAGTTAATGCGGATGTCCGCGCCCATCGGCGGCAAGCTACCGATGCACGCCTCCGGCGCAGGTAAAGCCTTTTTAGCACGGCTGGATGATGAGCAGGTCGGTGATCTGCTGCACCGCCAGGGGCTGCACGCCTATACCCACGCGACGCTGGTGTCGCCAGTGCATCTGAAAGAGGATCTCGCCCAGACGCGCAAGCGCGGCTACTCTTTTGACGATGAAGAACATGCGCTGGGTCTGCGCTGCGTTGCCGCCTGTATTTATGATGAACACGGCGAGCCGTTCGCGGCGATCTCTATCTCCGGGCCAATATCGCGTATGACTGACGACCGCGTCACCGAACTGGGCGCCATGGTCATTCGCGGCGCAAAAGAGGTGACGCTGGCCTACGGCGGAATGCGTTAATTACTTTCATTATTACCTCCTTATCCATCGAATAAACCCTGCAACTTATTTATCTCCCCTGCGACAAGAATCGTCTCAACTCGCGGGGGAGATTATCTCCAGTCATAAAAGGGTTATCTCATTGTCGTCACACCAGGGCGATGGCACCGTGTCGGCACGTTTTTTCATGAGATTATGATGATGAAGAGTAAAGCCCGCATTCTGGCATCTATCATTATGTGCTTGCCCTTTTCCGCAATGGCGCATGTGAAGTGGTTCGTTAATTATGGCGTTGAGCAAACGCCGCTATCGATAACATCATTGACCGGTGCGATGAGCTTCTGGTTATTATTGGCATTTTCAACGGCAGTAATATTTGCGACATCGGTACTCGACAGAAAACTGCCTTCGTTTATCGATTGCCACCGCTGCCATCCCTTTTTAAATCATGCACATAATTACGTCCCGCAGATTATTCGCTGGGGTGCAGCACTCTTTTTCCTGGTGCTGGGCGCATTCTTCCCGCAGGTTATTCTGACCCCGGAGCTGGTCGTTGCTAATCCGTGGCTTAGATATGTTCACCTTATTATTGCGCTTACCGCATTTTCGAGAAAAACGAGCTTTTTCTCCGGCTTCTTAATTATTCTGCTCTATCTCTATGCCGTGCAGCTTTATGGTGCGAACCATATGCTGGACTATTTTATCTTCATTGGTATCGCAGTTTATTTAATTACCCAGAGCACCCTGAAACAGCAGGCGTACGGCAAAGAACTGGAATTTCTGCGTCTGATTCTTTGCTACTCATTCCTGTGGGGAGCGATTGAGAAATTCCTGCATCCTGGTTTGTATTACCAATTGCTGACAACGCATAGCTATCTGGCCATGGGCCTGAACTGGGAGTTCTTTGTCCGTGCCTGTGGTTTCGTGGAATTATGTCTGATTTGGCATATCTTCAGCGGCAGACTGGCAGGTTACGCCTGTATCGGGCTGTTTGCCATCATCGTGGTGCTGGCCTTTATTCCGTTTGGCATTACCGACTTTGTTGGCCATCTGGTGTTTATTTTCCCGCTGGTCGCGCTTTTACTGACGCCGCGCAAAACGCACCTGTTCCGCACCGCCAGCGCGAGTACGCTCGCCTTTTTGCTGACGCTCGCGATTTTACTGTTCTTTAGCTACGCCGCTTATAACGTGCTGCAATTCAACCTGCACGTCCACTAAGCGCTCAGCCCGCCTGCCGTAAGGTGCCAGCGCCGAAGCGTATGCTAAAGCGCTGGCGCTTACGGTAGGCATAGACATCTTCCACGTGTCCCTGTCGGATGCGTTCCTGTAGCCCCCGCCAGTAATCGGCGCGCAATAAATCGGCGTGCATCTCCTCAAACAACGGGCCGATTTCTGGATCGGCGCACAGCCAGTGGCGAAACTCCTGCGGAAAAACATCGCCGGGCGCCACGCTGTACCAGGGTTCAGCGCTCAATTCATCTTCCGGGTAACGCGGCGGCGGAATATCACGGAAATTCACCTCGGTCATATAGCAAATTTCATCGTAGTCGTAGAACACGACGCGGCCATGACGGGTGACGCCAAAGTTCTTGAATAGCATATCGCCGGGGAAAATATTAGCGGCGGCAAGCTGGCGGATTGCGTTGCCATACTCTTCCACTGCATCACGCAGTTGCTGACCTTTGACCTGCTCAAACCAGATGTTCAGCGGCACCATGCGCCGCTCAATGTAGAGATGGCTGATAGCGATACTGTCGCCGAGATCGGTAATTTTACCCGGAGCCTGTTCCAGCAGTAACGCCATCAGCGCGGGCGAGATTTGCCTTTTTTCCAGCACAAAGTTTTCAAATTCCTGCGTATCGGCCATGCGACCGACGCGATCGTGCTCTTTGACCAACTGGTAACAGGCGCGAACATGCGCCGCGCTCATCTCTTTTTGCGGAGGAAAAACGTCTTTGATCACTTTAAATACCCGGTCAAAGCCCGGCAGCGTAAAGACCAGCATCACCATGCCGCGAATGCCCGGCGCTTCAATAAACTGCTCATTGCTGGCACGGATGTAGTTCAGGTATTCGCGATAACTTTCGGTTTTGCCGTGCTTCTGGCAGCCAATCGCCATATACAGCTCGGCGGTGGTTTTGCCCGGCAGGATCTCCCGCAGCCACTCCACCGTCGCGGCGGGCAGCGGCGCATAAACCATAAAATAGGAGCGGGCAAAGCCAAACACGATGCTGGCTTCGGCAGGCGTGGTCAGACAGGTATCGACAAACAGTTCGCCTTCATCCGTGCGGTGGATCGGCAGCAAAAAGGGCAACGTTGCCTGTGGCGTAACGAGTTTGCCAACCAGCCAGGCCGCCTTATTGCGATAAAACAGTTCATTTGCCACTTGCAGATGCGATTTCGCCAGCACTTCGGGGCCGAAAGCCTCCTGCAGATGCGCCGTGATATAACCGATATCGCGCGTTTTATCCTGCCACGGCAGGCGCAGCGGTAAATCCGTCAGCACTTTACTGAGTAACGCTTCCCAGCCGCGTTCCGGCCAAAAATCTTTCGCCAGCGGGCGCGGGATGGTGCGAAAGCGACGCTCCGGCTGCGAGCTAAAGATAAATAAGCGTTCCGGCGTTAATGATCGATGATCGAACAGGCGGCAGTAGACCGAATTAAAAAAACTTTCGGCAATCTCAAAACGGGGGTAATCCGGCAGTAGCCGGGTGTAATGCTCTTTAACCCGCAGCAGAAATGCCGCGTCGGGGCTTTGGCTGTCGGTGATGCAGCGTAACTGCTCCACCACCAGGCCAACATGATGGTCGTAAAGATGAATGCGCTGCTTCATCGCCTGCTGTACAGCCTGCCAGTCCGCCTGTTCAAAACGCTGCTGGGCGCCGGATGTGACCTCCAGGAAGCGCCCATATTGCGCATCGAAGCCTTGCAGAATGGTTTGTGCAATCAGTAGTTCCAGGCCACGCGACATCTTTTGTCCTCATGTCGGGCAAAGTGTTGCCGGAGAGCGTTATCCGGAGGAGCCGCAAACCCGGCAGCTTTTGCCTGCCGGGTATCGACAATCAGAACTGCGCTTCTTCGGTCGAGCCTGTCAGCGCGGTCACCGATGAGGTCCCGCCCTGAATAATGGTGGTGACCCTGTCGAAGTAGCCCGTACCAACTTCCTGCTGGTGAGAAACGAAGGTGTAACCCTCTTTGCCTGCGGCGAATTCCGGCTGCTGTACCTTCTCGACGTAGTGTTTCATCCCTTCGCCCTGCGCATAGGCGTGGGCCAGGTCGAACATGTTGAACCACATGCTGTGAATACCGGCGAGGGTAATGAACTGGAATTTGTATCCCATGTCCGACAGCTCCTGCTGGAAGCTGGCGATGGTGTTGTCGTCGAGATTCTTTTTCCAGTTGAACGACGGCGAGCAGTTGTAGGCCAGCAGTTTGCCAGGGTATTTTGCATGGATCGCATCGGCAAAACGGCGTGCCAGCTTGAGGTCTGGCGTCGAAGTTTCGCACCACACCAAATCGGCATACGGTGCGTAAGCCAGCCCGCGGCTGATAGCTTGCTCAACCCCGGCATTTGTGCGGTAGAAACCTTCGCTGGTGCGCTCACCGGTAATAAAGGCGCTGTCATAGGGATCGCAGTCGGAAGTGATCAGATCGGCTGCATCCGCATCGGTACGCGCCACCAACAGCGTCGGGACGCCCAGCACATCTGCCGCCAGACGCGCAGCCACCAGTTTCTGCACCGCTTCCTGCGTCGGCACCAGCACTTTGCCGCCCATATGCCCGCATTTTTTCACCGACGCGAGCTGATCTTCAAAGTGAACGGCAGCAGCACCGGCTTCAATCATCGATTTCATCAGTTCAAAAGCATTCAGCACGCCGCCAAAACCGGCTTCGGCATCCGCCACGATTGGCAGGAAATAGTCCACAAAACGCGGATCGCCCGGTTCAATACCGGAAGCCCACTGGATCTGATCGGCGCGGCGGAAGGTATTGTTAATCCGTTCGACCACCGATGGCACCGAGTTCGCCGGATAAAGCGACTGATCCGGATACATGCTGGATGCCAGGTTAGCATCTGCGGCAACTTGCCAGCCGGAGAGATAAATAGCCTCGATCCCCGCTTTCGCCTGTTGTAAGGCCTGGCCACCGGTCAGCGCGCCAAGGCTATTGATATAACCCTTTTTCGATTCGCCATGCAGCAGCCGCCACATTTTGGCCGCGCCCAGTTGCGCCAGCGTACATTCCGGGTTGACCGAGCCGCGTAATTTCACCACCTCTTCCGCGCTGTATGGGCGGCGAATGCCTTCCCAGCGCGGTTGCGTCCACTCTTTTTGTAATTCTTCGATTTGTTGGGTACGGGTTTTCATATGCAGATGCTCCATAGGGTGTCGGGTGGTTGAATTAAGCCAGTAAGCGATAGCCGGGCAACGTCAGGAAGTCGATCAGCTCGTCAGAGGTGGTGATCTGCTCCATCAGGCGCGCGGCATCATCAAAACGACCGCTGCTGAATCGGTGCTCGCCCAGCTCGTCCTGAATAACCCGCATCTCTTCGGCCAGCATCTGGCGGAACAGCGTTTTGGTTACCGGTTTGCCGTTGCTGAGCGTCTTTTCGTGGTGGATCCACTGCCAGATAGAGGTGCGGGAGATTTCGGCGGTGGCGGCATCTTCCATCAGCCCGTAAATCGGTACACAGCCATTGCCGGAGATCCACGCTTCAATGTATTGCACCGCCACGCGAATATTGGCGCGCATTCCCTCTTCGGTGCGTTCGCCTTCACACGGTGCCAGCAGTTCCTCGGCGGTGATTGGGGCATCGTCTTCACGGCTGACAAACAACTGGTTTTTATTCTCGCCGAGGGCGGCGTTGAACACGTCCATCACCGTATCGCCAAGGCCCGGGTGAGCAATCCAGGTGCCGTCGTGACCGTTACGCGCTTCGAGTTCTTTGTCGGCTTTCACTTTATTCAGCACCCAGTTGTTGCGTTCGGCATCTTTACTGGGAATAAACGCCGCCATGCCGCCCATCGCGAATGCGCCGCGGCGATGACAAGTTTTGATTAACAGGCGGGAATAGGCGCTGAGGAAAGGCTTATCCATGGTGACCACCTGGCGATCCGGCAAAACCCGATCCGGATAGTTTTTCAGGGTTTTGATATAGCTAAAGATGTAATCCCAGCGTCCGCAGTTCAGCCCGACAATATGGTCGCGCAGCGCGTGCAGGATTTCGTCCATCTGAAACACCGCAGGCAGCGTTTCAATCAGCAGCGTTGCTTTGATAGTGCCGCGCGGCAAATTGAACCGGTCTTCGGTGTAACTGAACACCTCACTCCACCAGGCCGCTTCGTGCCAGGACTGGGTTTTCGGCAGATAAAAATAGGGGCCGCTGCCTTTGGCGAGCAGGTTTTTATGGTTATGGAAGAAGTAGAGCGCAAAGTCGAACAGACTGCCGGGGATCGCTTCACCACGCCAGGTCACATGTTTTTCTGGCAG
The Kosakonia oryzae genome window above contains:
- the aceA gene encoding isocitrate lyase, coding for MKTRTQQIEELQKEWTQPRWEGIRRPYSAEEVVKLRGSVNPECTLAQLGAAKMWRLLHGESKKGYINSLGALTGGQALQQAKAGIEAIYLSGWQVAADANLASSMYPDQSLYPANSVPSVVERINNTFRRADQIQWASGIEPGDPRFVDYFLPIVADAEAGFGGVLNAFELMKSMIEAGAAAVHFEDQLASVKKCGHMGGKVLVPTQEAVQKLVAARLAADVLGVPTLLVARTDADAADLITSDCDPYDSAFITGERTSEGFYRTNAGVEQAISRGLAYAPYADLVWCETSTPDLKLARRFADAIHAKYPGKLLAYNCSPSFNWKKNLDDNTIASFQQELSDMGYKFQFITLAGIHSMWFNMFDLAHAYAQGEGMKHYVEKVQQPEFAAGKEGYTFVSHQQEVGTGYFDRVTTIIQGGTSSVTALTGSTEEAQF
- the aceB gene encoding malate synthase A, which encodes MTQQATTTDELAFTQPYGEQEKQILTPAAVEFLSELVTRFTPKRNQLLAARQRQQQQIDAGTLPEFISETASIRESNWTIRGIPEDLLDRRVEITGPVERKMVINALNANVKVFMADFEDSLAPNWDKVIDGQINLRDAVNGTISYTNEAGKIYQLKPNPAVLVCRVRGLHLPEKHVTWRGEAIPGSLFDFALYFFHNHKNLLAKGSGPYFYLPKTQSWHEAAWWSEVFSYTEDRFNLPRGTIKATLLIETLPAVFQMDEILHALRDHIVGLNCGRWDYIFSYIKTLKNYPDRVLPDRQVVTMDKPFLSAYSRLLIKTCHRRGAFAMGGMAAFIPSKDAERNNWVLNKVKADKELEARNGHDGTWIAHPGLGDTVMDVFNAALGENKNQLFVSREDDAPITAEELLAPCEGERTEEGMRANIRVAVQYIEAWISGNGCVPIYGLMEDAATAEISRTSIWQWIHHEKTLSNGKPVTKTLFRQMLAEEMRVIQDELGEHRFSSGRFDDAARLMEQITTSDELIDFLTLPGYRLLA